A single bacterium DNA region contains:
- a CDS encoding amidohydrolase family protein, whose amino-acid sequence MFIDIHAHAYRRPWPGKNGNPFFSTSEQILKRYNEIGIAQGCLLPVVNPEVYLPQSNEEILEIAEQFPGRFIPFCNIDPRAVSNSYDAPLDYLLRYYRDQGCKGIGEVMPNLPFLHPLVQNLFKHVQNVGFPLIFDISDRIGGDYGLYDEVGLPQFEHCLKRFPRLKILGHGPAYWAEIGQLETPADRAGYPGYPVKEEGVVPKLMRRYPNLYGDISAVSGYNALARDPEYAVRFLNEFQDRLLFGTDICAPDQELPLASFLIDLKAKDKISKTVFKKIAKGNAFKLLALK is encoded by the coding sequence ATGTTTATTGACATTCATGCACATGCATATCGTCGTCCCTGGCCCGGAAAGAATGGGAATCCTTTCTTTTCCACTTCCGAGCAAATCCTAAAGCGTTATAATGAAATTGGGATTGCTCAAGGCTGTCTTTTGCCGGTGGTTAATCCGGAAGTTTACCTTCCGCAATCAAACGAAGAAATACTGGAAATAGCAGAACAATTTCCCGGCAGGTTCATTCCATTCTGCAATATCGATCCGCGGGCAGTAAGCAATTCTTATGATGCCCCGCTGGATTATCTCCTGCGGTACTACCGTGATCAGGGTTGCAAGGGAATCGGGGAAGTAATGCCGAACCTGCCATTTTTGCATCCGTTGGTCCAAAACCTCTTCAAACATGTACAGAATGTTGGTTTTCCGCTGATCTTTGATATCTCGGATCGGATAGGCGGAGATTACGGTTTATATGACGAGGTTGGCCTGCCGCAGTTTGAGCATTGCCTGAAACGATTTCCTCGTCTAAAGATTTTGGGGCATGGTCCGGCCTATTGGGCAGAGATTGGACAATTGGAGACGCCTGCCGACCGGGCGGGATATCCCGGTTATCCAGTTAAAGAAGAAGGGGTAGTGCCTAAGTTGATGCGGCGCTATCCTAATCTTTACGGAGATATCTCAGCCGTCAGTGGTTATAACGCCCTGGCCAGAGATCCTGAATACGCGGTTCGGTTCCTTAACGAATTCCAGGACAGGCTACTGTTCGGAACCGACATCTGTGCGCCGGATCAAGAACTGCCACTGGCGTCCTTTTTGATCGATCTGAAGGCAAAAGACAAGATCAGCAAAACGGTTTTCAAGAAGATTGCAAAAGGAAACGCGTTCAAATTATTAGCGTTGAAATAA